From Candidatus Binatia bacterium, the proteins below share one genomic window:
- a CDS encoding OmpA family protein: MKSFRTIVFALSLAVLGGAWTPRLAQSEPASLHLNITPFGGYSDFAKEVNLDDRPEFGGRLGIGFGRYIGIEGYYAWMSTHTKSGSADSLFIATPASLAPEENVTLSRYGADVILNLIPSSGFNPYILGGWYEDQVKTKDRTTNRKQFFNGIEFGGGVKLGLSKRAALRFEVRDKLWSFGDDPAIPDPPGNDNLSNLVYTGGIQLTLGGLTSHDEDKDGIKDKDDKCPGTPLGARVDESGCPIDSDHDNVPDGIDQCPNTPQGATVDARGCPTDSDNDGVPDGIDQCPGTPPNTSVDARGCPADADGDGVPDSQDQCANTPQGAQVDERGCPKDSDNDGVPDGIDQCPNTPANTQVDARGCSTDSDNDGVTDDKDLCPNTQANVKVDKDGCPIELTEKETELLDKGRITTREIHFETAKWDILPESRPVLDEIGKVLIQWPQLKIEIGGHADARGSDAYNMDLTQKRAQAVLDYLVQNFPQIKADQYTAVGYGERKPVASNKTVEGMAKNRRVEFKVLNTEELKKERERRRILQKGE; the protein is encoded by the coding sequence ATGAAGTCATTCCGGACGATTGTTTTCGCCCTGAGCCTCGCCGTGCTCGGAGGAGCGTGGACACCACGCCTCGCGCAAAGCGAACCGGCCAGCCTGCACCTCAACATCACACCCTTCGGCGGGTACTCCGATTTCGCGAAGGAGGTCAACCTCGACGATCGTCCTGAATTCGGCGGCCGTCTGGGAATCGGGTTCGGACGCTACATCGGCATCGAAGGCTATTACGCCTGGATGAGCACGCACACGAAGTCGGGGAGCGCCGACTCGCTCTTTATCGCGACGCCGGCCAGCCTGGCCCCCGAGGAAAACGTCACCCTGTCCCGCTACGGAGCCGACGTCATCCTGAACCTCATCCCCAGCTCCGGATTCAATCCGTACATCCTCGGCGGGTGGTACGAGGATCAGGTGAAGACCAAGGACCGCACGACCAACCGGAAGCAGTTCTTCAACGGCATCGAATTTGGCGGCGGCGTGAAGCTCGGTTTGAGCAAGCGCGCGGCGCTTCGCTTCGAGGTTCGCGACAAGCTGTGGTCGTTCGGTGACGATCCCGCCATTCCCGATCCTCCCGGCAACGACAACCTGAGCAACCTCGTCTACACGGGCGGCATCCAGCTCACGCTGGGCGGCCTCACGTCCCACGACGAGGACAAGGATGGGATCAAGGACAAGGACGACAAGTGCCCGGGCACCCCGCTCGGCGCGCGCGTGGACGAGAGCGGATGTCCGATCGACTCCGACCACGACAACGTGCCCGACGGCATCGACCAGTGCCCGAACACGCCTCAGGGTGCGACGGTGGACGCCCGCGGATGCCCGACCGACTCGGATAACGACGGCGTTCCCGACGGCATCGACCAGTGCCCCGGCACGCCCCCGAACACCTCCGTGGACGCCCGCGGCTGCCCGGCTGATGCCGACGGCGACGGCGTTCCCGACAGCCAGGATCAGTGCGCGAACACGCCGCAGGGCGCGCAGGTGGACGAGCGCGGCTGCCCCAAGGACTCCGATAACGACGGCGTTCCCGACGGCATCGACCAGTGCCCGAACACGCCCGCGAATACGCAGGTGGACGCGCGCGGCTGCTCGACCGACTCGGATAACGACGGCGTGACCGACGACAAGGACCTCTGCCCGAACACCCAGGCGAACGTCAAGGTCGACAAGGACGGCTGCCCGATCGAGCTGACGGAGAAGGAAACCGAGCTCCTCGACAAGGGCCGCATCACCACGCGCGAGATCCATTTCGAGACGGCCAAGTGGGACATCCTCCCCGAGTCGCGTCCGGTGCTGGACGAGATTGGGAAGGTGCTCATCCAGTGGCCGCAGCTCAAGATCGAGATCGGCGGCCATGCCGACGCACGCGGGTCCGATGCCTACAACATGGACCTCACGCAGAAGCGCGCGCAGGCCGTGCTGGATTACCTGGTCCAGAACTTCCCGCAGATCAAGGCGGACCAGTACACGGCGGTGGGCTACGGCGAGCGCAAGCCGGTGGCCTCCAACAAGACCGTGGAAGGGATGGCGAAGAACCGCCGCGTCGAGTTCAAGGTGCTCAACACCGAAGAGCTCAAGAAGGAGAGGGAACGCCGGCGGATACTGCAGAAGGGCGAATAG